CGTGCTGCATTCCAACGCCGACGGTCAGCGGCCACGCCAACCGCTCATCCGGGGCCACCACCTGGCCGGGCTTGATGTTTTTGCCGGTGCCGTGCAGCTTCCATTTGATTCCGAGCATGCTCATGGGAAGGAATGCCTTTCAGGGGGTGCCGCGAGGGGGCGAAGATCAACTCGCTCAAGAATACCGCCAAGTTTTTCGCGCAGCCCTGCTGTGTCCAAGGTCACCCGGCGTCACGGGAAGAGGAGGAAAGCACTTGAAGTTGCAACTATGGAAAGCAACAGAGGCCACCCGGGCAGGCGGGCGGCACAGCGAAAGGTAAGCCAATGACCATTGCCCATGACGAAGCGGTTATCGATTCGGCAGCCGTGGACGCCATCTTCGCCCAGGCCCGCACCGCCAACTCCTTCACCGGCGAGGTGACCGAAGAACAGGCCCAGGCCATCTACGAGCTCACCAAGTTCGGTCCCACCGCCTTCAACTCCCAGCCGCTGCGCGTCACCTACGTCCGCTCGCCCGAGGCCCGCGCCACCCTGGTGGATTCCCTCTCCCGCGGCAACCAGGCCAAGACCGCCTCCGCCCCGCTCGTTGCGATCCTCAGCTTCGACACCGACTGGGCCGGTAAGTGGGACAGCTTCCTCCCCGGATACAACGCCCCCAAGGCGATGTACGA
This window of the Pseudarthrobacter defluvii genome carries:
- a CDS encoding malonic semialdehyde reductase, translating into MTIAHDEAVIDSAAVDAIFAQARTANSFTGEVTEEQAQAIYELTKFGPTAFNSQPLRVTYVRSPEARATLVDSLSRGNQAKTASAPLVAILSFDTDWAGKWDSFLPGYNAPKAMYDADPALAAATGNNNAHLQAGYFILAVRSLGFAAGPMTGADFNAIDAAFFPAGDQKSFLVVNIGQPGEEAWGEAKPKFSYDEAVRTV